Proteins from a single region of Haloplanus sp. GDY1:
- a CDS encoding DNA-binding protein: MTDSNSDTDPDTRAPPDAASHVCERCGRPFARGEYLALHRGLRHPSDLSAAEREAFEAAREEEEADLRRFRLLALAALVALYFGFLMTYAVVT; this comes from the coding sequence GTGACCGACAGCAATAGCGACACCGATCCGGACACCCGCGCCCCGCCCGACGCGGCCTCCCACGTCTGTGAGCGGTGTGGCCGGCCCTTCGCCCGCGGGGAGTATCTGGCGCTCCACCGTGGCCTCCGTCACCCGTCCGACCTGTCGGCTGCGGAGCGGGAGGCCTTCGAGGCGGCGCGCGAAGAGGAGGAGGCGGACCTCCGGCGGTTCAGACTGCTCGCGCTCGCGGCGCTCGTCGCGCTCTACTTCGGGTTCCTGATGACCTACGCGGTGGTCACCTAG
- a CDS encoding CDGSH iron-sulfur domain-containing protein, translating into MPREVTHTATGPKIITPADIDDENGDVAVCLCGLSEEYPFCDGSHRRAEDEAPDERYKYVDGERRRVTVEFVDE; encoded by the coding sequence ATGCCACGGGAAGTGACACACACAGCGACGGGGCCGAAGATCATCACGCCGGCGGACATCGACGACGAGAACGGCGACGTGGCGGTCTGTCTGTGCGGGCTGAGCGAGGAGTACCCCTTCTGCGACGGCTCCCACCGCCGGGCGGAGGACGAGGCCCCCGACGAACGGTACAAGTACGTCGACGGGGAGCGCCGCCGGGTCACCGTCGAGTTCGTCGACGAGTGA
- the pan1 gene encoding proteasome-activating nucleotidase Pan1 produces MTDTVDDVELPYDEEAASQQEKIEALRERLDVLEGQNEEMRDKLLDANAENNKYQQKLERLTHENKKLKQSPLFVATVQELTDEGVIIKQHGNNQEALTEVTDEMRSELEPDSRVAVNNSLSIVKRLDKETDVRARVMQVEHSPDVSYEDIGGLEDQMQEVRETVEMPLDRPDMFEQVGIEPPSGVLLHGPPGTGKTMLAKAVANQTDATFIKMAGSELVHKFIGEGAKLVRDLFEVARENEPAVLFIDEIDAIASKRTDSKTSGDAEVQRTMMQLLSEMDGFEERGEVRIIAATNRFDMLDPAILRPGRFDRLIEVPKPDDEGREIIFRIHTRDMNVAEDVNFEELAEMTGDASGADIKAICTEAGMFAIRDDRTEIYMDDFVSAWEKISAESTDDSVSRAFA; encoded by the coding sequence ATGACCGACACTGTGGACGACGTCGAACTCCCGTACGACGAGGAGGCGGCGTCGCAGCAGGAAAAAATCGAGGCCCTCCGCGAGCGGCTCGACGTGCTGGAGGGGCAAAACGAGGAGATGCGCGACAAGCTGCTGGACGCGAACGCCGAGAACAACAAGTACCAGCAGAAGCTGGAGCGGCTGACCCACGAGAACAAGAAGCTCAAGCAGTCGCCGCTGTTCGTCGCGACGGTGCAGGAACTGACCGACGAGGGCGTCATCATCAAGCAGCACGGCAACAACCAGGAGGCCCTGACGGAGGTCACCGACGAGATGCGGTCGGAACTCGAACCCGACTCGCGGGTCGCGGTGAACAACTCCCTCTCCATCGTCAAGCGCCTCGACAAGGAGACGGACGTGCGGGCCCGCGTGATGCAGGTCGAACACAGCCCGGACGTGAGCTACGAGGACATCGGCGGCCTCGAGGACCAGATGCAGGAGGTCCGCGAGACGGTCGAGATGCCGCTCGACCGTCCCGACATGTTCGAGCAGGTCGGCATCGAACCGCCCTCGGGCGTTCTCCTCCACGGCCCGCCCGGCACCGGGAAGACGATGCTCGCGAAGGCCGTCGCCAACCAGACCGACGCCACCTTCATCAAGATGGCCGGCTCGGAACTCGTCCACAAGTTCATCGGCGAGGGGGCGAAGCTCGTCCGCGACCTCTTCGAGGTGGCCCGCGAGAACGAGCCCGCCGTCCTGTTCATCGACGAAATCGACGCCATCGCGTCGAAGCGGACCGACTCGAAGACCTCCGGTGACGCCGAGGTCCAGCGGACGATGATGCAGCTGCTCTCCGAGATGGACGGCTTCGAGGAGCGCGGCGAGGTCCGCATCATCGCGGCGACCAACCGCTTCGACATGCTCGATCCGGCCATCCTCCGGCCGGGCCGGTTCGACCGCCTCATCGAGGTGCCGAAACCCGACGACGAGGGGCGCGAGATCATCTTCAGGATCCACACCCGCGACATGAACGTCGCCGAGGACGTGAACTTCGAGGAACTGGCCGAGATGACCGGCGACGCCTCCGGCGCCGACATCAAGGCCATCTGTACCGAGGCCGGGATGTTCGCCATCCGCGACGACCGCACCGAAATCTACATGGACGACTTCGTCTCCGCGTGGGAGAAGATCAGCGCCGAGTCGACCGACGACAGCGTCTCGCGGGCGTTCGCCTGA
- the mre11 gene encoding DNA double-strand break repair protein Mre11, with the protein MTRVIHTGDTHVGYRQYHSSERRQDFLDAFEAVIDDAVADGDASVDAVVHAGDLFHDRRPDLPDLLGVLSALRRLDDADVPFLAVVGNHEATRGSQWLDLFSDLGLATRLDDDPTVVGETAFYGLDHVPRSRREDLDYDFEPHDADTAALVAHGLFTPFPHADWDTETVLSASNVDFDAMLLGDNHTPDRAEVRGTWVTYCGSTERASADERDARGYNLVEFGADAGGDATVDVRRRSLDTRPFAFVDVDLAEGEGVDRVREQVRQHDLTDAVAVVSITGEGDPVTPAAVEEAALEEGALLARVTDHRAVGGEGVEADAEVEFGDPDAAVRERIREMDLSDAGRRLDETVRDEGLADSNVRDRVADLVADAVDDGSLDRGDPDGASATGPDAAEATENGEPAPDDQVSMEDFL; encoded by the coding sequence ATGACACGGGTGATTCACACCGGCGACACCCACGTCGGCTACCGACAGTACCACTCGTCGGAGCGCCGGCAGGACTTCCTCGACGCGTTCGAGGCGGTGATCGACGACGCCGTGGCCGACGGCGACGCGTCCGTCGACGCCGTGGTCCACGCGGGCGATCTCTTTCACGACCGCCGCCCCGACCTCCCCGACCTCCTGGGCGTTCTCTCCGCGCTTCGCCGCCTCGACGACGCCGACGTTCCCTTCCTCGCCGTCGTCGGCAACCACGAGGCGACCCGCGGGAGCCAGTGGCTCGACCTCTTTTCCGATCTCGGCCTGGCGACCCGCCTCGACGACGACCCGACCGTCGTCGGCGAGACGGCCTTCTACGGCCTCGATCACGTCCCGCGCTCCCGGCGCGAGGACCTCGACTACGACTTCGAACCCCACGACGCCGACACAGCGGCGCTGGTGGCCCACGGTCTGTTCACCCCCTTCCCGCACGCCGACTGGGACACCGAGACGGTGCTGTCGGCGTCGAACGTCGACTTCGACGCGATGCTGCTCGGCGACAACCACACTCCCGACCGGGCGGAGGTCCGGGGGACGTGGGTGACCTACTGCGGATCGACCGAGCGGGCGAGCGCGGACGAACGCGACGCCCGCGGTTACAACCTCGTCGAGTTCGGTGCCGACGCCGGCGGCGACGCCACGGTCGACGTCAGGCGACGCTCGCTCGACACCCGGCCCTTCGCCTTCGTCGACGTGGACCTGGCGGAGGGCGAGGGCGTCGACCGGGTCCGCGAGCAGGTGCGCCAGCACGACCTGACCGACGCGGTGGCCGTGGTGTCGATCACCGGCGAGGGCGACCCCGTCACCCCGGCGGCGGTCGAGGAGGCGGCGCTCGAGGAGGGAGCCCTGCTCGCACGCGTCACGGACCACCGGGCGGTCGGCGGCGAGGGGGTGGAGGCCGACGCGGAGGTGGAGTTCGGCGACCCCGACGCGGCGGTCCGCGAGCGGATCCGCGAGATGGACCTCTCCGACGCGGGTCGTCGGCTCGACGAGACGGTCCGCGACGAGGGGCTGGCGGACTCGAACGTCCGTGATCGGGTCGCGGACCTCGTCGCCGACGCCGTGGACGACGGGTCGCTCGACCGGGGCGACCCCGACGGGGCGTCGGCCACCGGCCCGGACGCGGCCGAGGCCACCGAGAACGGGGAGCCAGCGCCAGACGATCAGGTCTCCATGGAGGACTTCCTGTGA
- a CDS encoding DUF5796 family protein, whose product MTVRTDVAPSTLPVTLREGGVEVEYLDGRTAFYRGVPEKVTETLATGPGKEVHVLVTDPEGTEGVMMYVNDRKTHEDILESTGVGRILLDEGETEEVFPGVTVGSPDGMRCRVEADLSEARGRVFVFVEDDWGEESYELVAA is encoded by the coding sequence ATGACCGTCCGCACCGACGTGGCGCCGAGTACGCTCCCCGTGACCCTCCGGGAGGGCGGCGTCGAAGTGGAGTATCTCGACGGCCGAACGGCGTTCTACCGCGGCGTCCCGGAGAAGGTGACAGAGACGCTCGCGACCGGTCCCGGCAAGGAGGTCCACGTCCTCGTGACCGACCCCGAAGGGACCGAGGGCGTGATGATGTACGTCAACGACCGCAAGACCCACGAGGACATCCTGGAGTCGACGGGCGTGGGGCGGATACTCCTCGACGAGGGGGAGACGGAGGAGGTGTTCCCGGGCGTAACCGTCGGCTCCCCCGACGGGATGCGGTGCCGGGTGGAGGCCGACCTCTCGGAGGCGCGGGGGCGCGTGTTCGTCTTCGTCGAGGACGACTGGGGCGAGGAGTCGTACGAACTGGTCGCGGCGTAG
- a CDS encoding DUF7527 domain-containing protein, whose protein sequence is MDGEILDAVTEWGTRPVSDGVTGLYDLADDGFSGAVTDGSAWAFVLNGRYVGVFDGDIDDFEDASLTAYTAPDVSLPLLFAMQARGGETRGQYYSNETPLTEIDDTLSAGNFVGYVELSENVLSGDYYVVYYGGRSLPVAYVGNSRRLLTGEEAFERAADEVGIYSVVDADVEVIDLPERPEPADDAGDAGAAAAGGAAAASGDADVDGGAVEDVAFGGATETEDPADGDGSSPEAFDAGATATEGPASDDETTGTDPTDADGGSPSADWATPEVAEPDEADADEAEATAEDADAATAGATTAGSDDADATSAVDGGATAGGDGVADEAGAVTTEDVQVGSAEDARAEDAPDGTDEADPADGTDEADPADETPASASSADAATADRVARLRRELDAVRAEKEELETERDSLERERDELRATVDRLQDRVEELEAEIQRLEDGEGGVAGERTLTREEALSGTNLFVRYEDKTEGTLERAAKGRIDESTLRANLRLDYHTEFETAGLAVDGQPFEAFLRGTPEHRFVEWLLTAVTYEIRQTDTRAELSKLYEAIERIDRIDLGGGVDVTTEEERDDRSVSFDVVFRDKMGEPLFVAAMEDGREPTSASAIESLLDRSKRVSDAEENFAAAFFVTTSYFDADAMEVAVDATRGGLFSRSSRRSYVKLSRKSGFHLCLVEARDEDFFLSVPDL, encoded by the coding sequence ATGGACGGCGAGATTCTGGACGCGGTGACCGAGTGGGGGACTCGCCCCGTCTCCGACGGCGTTACGGGGTTGTACGACCTCGCGGACGACGGGTTCTCGGGGGCGGTCACCGACGGATCCGCCTGGGCGTTCGTTCTGAACGGTCGCTACGTCGGCGTGTTCGACGGCGACATCGACGACTTCGAGGATGCGTCGCTGACGGCGTACACTGCGCCCGACGTCTCCTTGCCGCTCCTCTTTGCGATGCAGGCTCGCGGGGGAGAGACGCGCGGTCAGTACTACTCGAACGAGACGCCGCTGACCGAGATCGACGACACCCTCTCCGCGGGCAACTTCGTCGGCTACGTCGAACTCTCGGAGAACGTCCTCTCCGGCGACTACTACGTCGTCTACTACGGCGGTCGGTCGCTCCCGGTCGCCTACGTGGGCAACAGTCGCCGCCTCCTCACGGGCGAGGAGGCGTTCGAGCGCGCGGCCGACGAGGTGGGCATCTACTCCGTCGTCGACGCCGACGTCGAGGTGATCGACCTGCCGGAGCGTCCGGAACCGGCCGACGACGCCGGAGATGCGGGCGCTGCCGCCGCCGGAGGCGCGGCCGCGGCCTCGGGCGACGCCGACGTCGACGGGGGAGCCGTCGAGGACGTCGCGTTCGGCGGCGCGACCGAGACGGAGGATCCGGCCGACGGCGACGGGTCGTCGCCCGAGGCCTTCGACGCCGGCGCGACGGCGACGGAGGGTCCGGCGAGCGACGACGAGACGACCGGTACCGATCCGACTGACGCCGACGGCGGCAGTCCGTCCGCGGACTGGGCGACCCCGGAGGTGGCCGAACCGGACGAGGCCGATGCGGACGAGGCGGAGGCGACGGCCGAGGATGCCGACGCCGCGACGGCCGGGGCGACGACCGCCGGCAGCGACGACGCCGACGCCACGAGTGCCGTCGACGGGGGGGCGACCGCCGGGGGCGACGGGGTCGCCGACGAGGCCGGGGCGGTGACCACGGAGGACGTTCAGGTCGGCTCGGCGGAGGACGCGAGGGCCGAGGACGCCCCCGACGGGACCGACGAGGCCGATCCCGCCGACGGGACCGACGAGGCCGATCCCGCCGACGAGACGCCGGCCTCCGCCTCGTCGGCCGACGCGGCCACCGCCGATCGGGTCGCTCGGCTGCGCCGGGAACTCGACGCGGTCCGGGCCGAGAAGGAGGAGCTCGAGACGGAGCGCGACAGTCTCGAACGCGAGCGCGACGAGTTACGCGCCACAGTCGACCGACTCCAGGACCGCGTCGAGGAACTGGAGGCGGAGATCCAGCGACTCGAGGACGGAGAGGGGGGCGTGGCCGGCGAGCGGACGCTCACCCGCGAGGAGGCGCTCTCCGGCACCAACCTGTTCGTCAGATACGAGGACAAGACCGAGGGGACGCTCGAACGCGCGGCGAAGGGACGGATCGACGAGTCGACGCTGCGGGCCAACCTCCGTCTCGACTACCACACGGAGTTCGAGACGGCGGGGCTGGCCGTCGACGGCCAGCCGTTCGAGGCGTTCCTCCGCGGGACCCCCGAACACCGGTTCGTGGAGTGGCTGTTGACCGCGGTGACCTACGAGATTCGGCAGACGGACACGCGCGCCGAACTGTCGAAACTGTACGAGGCGATCGAACGGATCGATCGCATCGACCTCGGCGGGGGCGTGGACGTGACGACCGAGGAGGAGCGCGACGACCGGTCGGTGTCCTTCGACGTGGTGTTCCGGGACAAGATGGGGGAACCGCTGTTCGTCGCGGCCATGGAGGACGGCCGCGAGCCGACGTCCGCGTCGGCCATCGAGTCGCTGCTCGACCGTTCGAAACGGGTGAGCGACGCCGAGGAGAACTTCGCCGCCGCCTTCTTCGTGACGACGAGTTACTTCGACGCCGACGCGATGGAGGTCGCGGTCGACGCCACTCGCGGCGGCCTGTTCAGTCGGAGTTCCAGACGAAGCTACGTGAAGCTCTCACGGAAATCCGGATTCCATCTGTGTCTGGTCGAGGCGCGAGACGAGGACTTCTTCCTGAGCGTTCCGGACCTCTAG
- a CDS encoding adenylosuccinate synthase, whose amino-acid sequence MTVTIVGSQLGDEGKGALVDLWGGNADIVVRYQGGDNAGHTVVEDGEEYKLSLVPSGAVRGKVGVLGNGCVVNPRTLFDELDALRERGLDPDVRVARRAHVIMPYHRVLDGIEEEAKSDDDLAAGTTGRGIGPTYEDKVGRRGIRVGDLLDPDVLRDRLEYVVPQKRALVEEVFGLEAGEEFDVDALHEEFADVGRRLAAEDMTVNAGDFLGGKLDAGENLLFEGAQGTSIDIDHGIYPYVTSSNPTAGGASTGTGVGPTVVGRGEVVGIVKAYLSRVGTGPLPTELDGDDEDLADYIREKGGEFGTVTGRPRRIGWLDVPMLRHAARASGFTGIAVNHLDVLAGLDEVQVGDAYELDGERLETMPATTERWADCDPILKEFEPWPEVDWTAVAEEGYDALPANARTYLEYLSDEVGAPIYAVGVGPDRAETIELADPFERQG is encoded by the coding sequence ATGACTGTCACCATCGTCGGATCCCAGCTCGGAGACGAGGGCAAGGGTGCCCTCGTCGACTTGTGGGGTGGGAACGCCGACATCGTGGTCCGGTATCAGGGCGGGGACAACGCCGGCCACACCGTCGTCGAGGATGGCGAGGAGTACAAGCTGTCGCTGGTGCCGAGCGGCGCGGTCCGCGGCAAGGTGGGCGTCCTCGGCAACGGCTGTGTCGTCAACCCGCGCACGCTGTTCGACGAACTGGACGCGCTCCGGGAGCGGGGGCTGGACCCGGACGTCCGCGTCGCGCGCCGGGCCCACGTCATCATGCCGTACCACCGCGTCCTCGACGGCATCGAGGAGGAGGCCAAGAGCGACGACGACCTGGCTGCCGGCACCACCGGACGCGGCATCGGCCCCACCTACGAGGACAAGGTGGGCCGGCGCGGGATTCGCGTCGGCGACCTGCTGGATCCGGACGTACTCCGCGACCGACTGGAGTACGTCGTCCCCCAGAAGCGCGCGCTCGTCGAGGAGGTGTTCGGCCTCGAGGCCGGCGAGGAGTTCGACGTCGACGCGCTCCACGAGGAGTTCGCCGACGTCGGCCGCCGACTCGCGGCGGAGGACATGACCGTGAACGCCGGCGACTTCCTCGGGGGAAAACTCGACGCCGGCGAGAACCTGCTGTTCGAGGGGGCACAGGGCACCTCCATCGACATCGACCACGGCATCTACCCCTACGTCACGTCCTCGAACCCGACCGCTGGCGGCGCGTCGACGGGGACGGGCGTCGGACCGACGGTCGTCGGCCGCGGCGAGGTGGTCGGCATCGTGAAGGCCTACCTCTCCCGCGTCGGCACCGGTCCCCTGCCGACGGAACTCGACGGCGACGACGAGGACCTGGCCGACTACATCCGCGAGAAGGGCGGCGAGTTCGGCACCGTCACCGGTCGGCCCCGCCGGATCGGCTGGCTCGACGTGCCGATGCTCCGGCACGCCGCCCGCGCGAGCGGCTTCACCGGCATCGCGGTCAACCACCTCGACGTCCTGGCCGGACTCGACGAGGTGCAGGTCGGCGACGCCTACGAACTCGACGGCGAGCGACTGGAGACGATGCCCGCGACGACCGAGCGCTGGGCGGACTGCGACCCGATCCTGAAGGAGTTCGAACCGTGGCCCGAGGTGGACTGGACCGCCGTCGCGGAGGAGGGCTACGACGCGCTCCCCGCCAACGCGCGGACGTATCTGGAGTACCTGAGCGACGAGGTGGGCGCGCCCATCTACGCCGTCGGCGTCGGCCCGGACCGCGCCGAGACCATCGAACTCGCCGACCCCTTCGAGCGCCAGGGGTAG
- a CDS encoding phytoene/squalene synthase family protein: protein MSRHAARPPGDGADLDWCHEAVQGVSRTFALTVDVLDEPMASYICVGYLLCRVPDTVEDADHVPPAEQARLLREYDRVLDPTDGTDAEAFREAVDEWLPAPEDRSDDWEVVASTPRIVRTFRGLPEDVREAVTPPARELVQGMAMFVERYADEGGLRIQSREELEEYCYYAAGTVGNLVTNLLARGDLSEGRRARLYDTAEEFGLLLQLVNVAKDVYDDYTEEDNVYLPAEWLAAEGVPQEEVVAPEHESGAAAVVRRTARHARSFLDDAQTYLETVPTTDGNTLAAWAIPFLLAVGTLRELLARPEDALSEAGVKVSRKEVFAVVTEMTDTDTARGALDDLREDIAGQPYHRARGGAD from the coding sequence ATGTCTCGACACGCAGCCAGACCTCCCGGTGACGGAGCCGACCTCGACTGGTGCCACGAGGCGGTTCAGGGCGTCTCCCGAACGTTCGCGTTGACCGTCGACGTACTCGACGAACCGATGGCCTCGTACATCTGTGTCGGCTATCTCCTCTGTCGCGTCCCTGACACCGTCGAGGACGCCGACCACGTCCCGCCGGCCGAACAGGCTCGGCTCCTCCGCGAGTACGACCGCGTCCTCGATCCGACCGACGGGACGGACGCCGAGGCGTTCCGCGAGGCGGTCGACGAGTGGCTCCCGGCACCGGAGGACCGCTCCGACGACTGGGAGGTCGTCGCCAGCACGCCGCGGATCGTCCGGACCTTTCGCGGACTCCCCGAGGACGTCCGCGAGGCGGTCACGCCGCCCGCGCGGGAACTCGTCCAGGGGATGGCCATGTTCGTCGAGCGCTACGCCGACGAAGGGGGGCTCCGCATCCAGTCCCGCGAGGAACTGGAGGAGTACTGCTACTACGCCGCCGGAACCGTCGGCAACCTCGTCACCAACCTGTTGGCCCGTGGCGACCTCAGCGAGGGGCGGCGTGCCCGCCTCTACGACACCGCCGAGGAGTTCGGCCTGCTGTTGCAACTGGTCAACGTCGCCAAGGACGTCTACGACGACTACACCGAGGAGGACAACGTCTACCTGCCGGCGGAGTGGCTGGCCGCCGAGGGCGTCCCGCAGGAGGAGGTCGTCGCCCCGGAACACGAGTCCGGCGCGGCGGCGGTCGTCCGGCGCACCGCCCGCCACGCCCGCTCTTTCCTCGACGACGCCCAGACGTACCTCGAAACCGTCCCGACGACGGACGGCAACACCCTCGCGGCGTGGGCCATCCCCTTCCTGCTGGCGGTCGGGACGTTGCGCGAACTCCTCGCCCGGCCCGAGGACGCCCTCTCGGAGGCCGGCGTGAAGGTGTCGCGCAAGGAAGTGTTCGCCGTCGTCACGGAGATGACGGACACCGACACCGCCCGCGGCGCGCTCGACGACCTCCGGGAGGACATCGCCGGCCAGCCCTACCACCGGGCGCGTGGCGGGGCCGACTAG
- a CDS encoding DUF7385 family protein, with translation MDDFEQLVSSLTPREENDEIKLYQNTVSVACPVCEEPFDDLVACKKTATSLEQIEPLDICVTVHEGSPLLFTHKH, from the coding sequence ATGGACGATTTCGAGCAGCTCGTGTCGTCGCTCACGCCCCGGGAGGAGAACGACGAGATCAAACTCTACCAGAACACCGTCTCGGTGGCGTGTCCCGTCTGTGAGGAGCCGTTCGACGACCTGGTGGCGTGCAAGAAGACGGCGACCAGCCTCGAACAGATCGAACCGCTCGACATCTGTGTCACCGTCCACGAGGGGAGCCCCCTGCTGTTCACGCACAAGCACTGA
- a CDS encoding MarR family transcriptional regulator, whose product MSTTEAVPRDADADRWADVRDLPPSAKLVAKVLDYNETLSQSQLAEETLLPPRTVRYALTRLEDEDVVESRFSFSDARKRLYSLKI is encoded by the coding sequence ATGAGCACGACCGAGGCAGTTCCCCGCGACGCCGACGCGGATCGGTGGGCCGACGTGCGCGATCTGCCCCCGAGCGCCAAACTCGTCGCGAAGGTACTCGACTACAACGAGACGCTGAGCCAGAGCCAACTTGCCGAGGAGACGCTCCTGCCCCCGCGGACGGTGCGCTACGCGCTGACCCGACTCGAGGACGAGGACGTCGTCGAGTCGCGGTTCTCCTTCTCCGACGCGCGCAAGCGCCTCTACTCCCTGAAGATTTAA
- a CDS encoding DUF7128 family protein, producing the protein MVTTTERDGMTWYECEVCGMLFDDRDDAEQHEDNCDSDSADPSYLQ; encoded by the coding sequence ATGGTGACCACGACAGAGCGGGACGGAATGACGTGGTACGAGTGCGAAGTCTGTGGGATGTTGTTCGACGACCGGGACGACGCCGAACAGCACGAGGACAACTGCGACAGCGACAGCGCCGACCCCTCTTACCTCCAGTAA
- a CDS encoding cytochrome c oxidase subunit 3 yields the protein MSTEHGGDDHGHHLPAVEDWPRGFGEASWWPFITALGAGGIYVAAALFIVAGGQDSTINPMFAPLLTAASVGTFLLGLYGWLYHAFVVEFWSRGSNETSASALRWGMIAFLGSEIATFGAGFTYYFFIRAGTWPPGELPHLTGSLVIINTAILVASSLTLHWAHVAIRKDDRRKFVLGLLATLVLGLVFIGGQVYEYYEFIVHSEFTVTSGLFGSAFYGLTGLHGLHVSLGGVLLAIVTIRALAGQYSAERHVSVSTVSMYWHFVDVVWIFLVVVLYLGASIGA from the coding sequence ATGAGTACGGAACACGGCGGGGACGACCACGGACATCACCTCCCGGCGGTCGAGGACTGGCCCCGGGGGTTCGGCGAGGCCAGTTGGTGGCCCTTCATCACGGCACTGGGCGCCGGCGGCATCTACGTCGCCGCGGCGCTGTTCATCGTCGCTGGCGGGCAGGACTCGACGATCAACCCCATGTTCGCCCCGCTGTTGACGGCCGCGAGCGTCGGGACCTTCCTCCTCGGCCTGTACGGTTGGCTGTATCACGCCTTCGTGGTCGAGTTCTGGTCCCGGGGCAGCAACGAAACGAGCGCGTCGGCGCTCCGCTGGGGGATGATCGCCTTCCTCGGCTCCGAGATCGCCACCTTCGGCGCGGGCTTTACGTACTACTTCTTCATCCGCGCGGGGACGTGGCCGCCGGGTGAGCTTCCGCATCTGACGGGGTCGCTCGTCATCATCAACACCGCCATCCTGGTGGCGTCGAGTCTCACGCTCCACTGGGCACACGTCGCCATCCGGAAGGACGACCGCCGGAAGTTCGTGCTCGGACTGCTGGCGACGCTCGTCCTCGGTCTCGTCTTCATCGGCGGGCAGGTCTACGAGTACTACGAGTTCATCGTCCACTCCGAGTTCACGGTCACCTCCGGGCTGTTCGGATCGGCCTTCTACGGGCTGACCGGGCTGCACGGGCTCCACGTCTCGCTCGGCGGCGTCCTCCTCGCCATCGTCACGATCCGTGCGCTCGCGGGGCAGTACTCCGCCGAGCGTCACGTCTCGGTCAGCACCGTCTCGATGTACTGGCACTTCGTCGACGTGGTCTGGATCTTCCTCGTCGTCGTGCTGTACCTCGGCGCCTCCATCGGCGCCTGA